DNA sequence from the Tissierella sp. MB52-C2 genome:
TACACCATTTTCCATACTTGAATTATTAGCATTAACCTCTTTAGATGCAGTAGTATCATTTGATGTACCTTTATCAACAGTTTTATTTGAGCATCCTGAAATTCCTATAGTCAGTATGACGGCAACTATTATAATTGAAAATATTGACTTTCTATTTCTTAACAAAACTATCACTCCTTAAATCATATTATTAAATTTGTTTGTACTTCTATTTCCTTCTGCTATTTTAGTTTTTCCAATGCTTCGTCAATTAGTTTCATGTACTCTTCTTTTGTCCTTGCACCACTTATTATTTCCCCTACAACATCTCCATTGCTGCCAACCAGCAAGGATGTAGGAAAGCTTCCACATAATGACATGAAGTCATCATAAAACTTTTCATCAGGTACAATATTAGTGAATGTCACATTAGTTTTATTGAGGATTTCCTTAACTGCCTCTTCATTTTTCATTCCATCCTCAACTACTCCAACTACATTTACACCTTTATCCTTTACTTCCTCATACAATTTTCCTAGATCTGGTAGTTCTGCCACACATGGTGAGCACCAAGTTCCCCAGAGATTGATAAGTGTAAGTTTACTATCTTTAAATATTTCACTGCTTACTTCCTTGCCATAAACATCTGTGGATTTGAATTGTGGTATAGTTTTTAGTGTCTCTAATGAGATAATTTCTGTTTCTTCCTTTTCTGGAGCTTTTGCAGCCACATCATCTTTGTTCTCCGGCCTTTTCCCACATCCTACCATACCTGTACAAATGATTAATATAATTGCAAAAACTGCACTCTTTTTTAAAATGCTATTCATCACAATACTCCTTTCATGTTGATATCATCCAACTATTTTGCTATTTTCTTTCCATTGGACTGGTATGATTATATAAGGACCATGTATATAAAATTTATTTAATTTGTAAATAAAATGTATCATTTTTCATTTAACTTGAAGATTAGTATTTTTTATTGTCAGAACTCCACTTCATGTCAAAACAATGTAAAGTTCTTTCTTTTACTTTCTCTATCTTCTATATTTTTAAAAAAGAAAGTATTATGCTATTTTTATCCTTTGGCATATTCTAATTAGATAAAATCAATTCAACATTATCCCATTTTCTTTTTTAAATTTATTAAAGGATGCTTAAGATAGGACTTCATCATATTAATCCCTGATACCTCAATATCTACATCAATTTCATGAGTAGAATTATAAATACAAGCCTTTAAATATCCAATTCTATGCCTAATCTCCTTCTCCCTATTAGCTGCTTTAAATTTATTTACAGCGTGTTCTATTATAAAAAAGTTTAGATTCCCTACATCTCCTTTAAGCATATCTACAGGAATAATAGATAAGAACCTGCCCCTTCTGCATAGTATCCATTTTCATATGACATCCTGCACATACTCCAAATTCAATCCGCCCATTGGTTTTTAATGCTAGAGCACGAGTTTCAACTAGTTCAACAGCATCATGATGGGATAAAGTCAGCCTAAACTGAGCAGTAAAATCATTATATCTTTCTATTTCTGTCACAGCTTGTTTTAGTATTAAGGATGAACCTAAGCTAGTTATTCCGAATAACAAAATAAATCTTCTCCTATAATAAATTAATTTTATTTTTTTAAATATCCTATTAACATGCATATTTAAATATGTTACGGTAAAAGTGTATGATTGTTTTTTTGATTTATTGCGTATCTTATATAATCTTATGTACAAATATAAAAAGCAATCAAATAATTACGCGAACAGTTATGTTCGTTTTTTAATTATTTGATTGCTTTTATTGTTATTCTTGTATATCAATAAACAAAGACATAATATCTAAAATACACCAAATGCTCTTCTATGCTTAATTATATATATACCTTTGCTATTAAAATATTAGCTGGATTTTCAGATCTTAGTTTTAGATTTAGAGTATTGTTATTAGATCTAACTAGAAGAGTCTGAAATGGGCTAATAGGATTTGTATCTCCCTTGATATCAACATATATCTCATTATCCCAAGCATATATAAAATAAAAAGCTTCCTTAAAATCAGAAGAAATTTCTTCTACCACTAAATGTTCCTTATCTATATAAATACTCTCAAGTTGTCCTTCAGCTCCATTCCTAAGCATCAAATTAAAATCTCTTGCCATACCATAACTAGTAGTATCTATTCCCCCATCAAATTCGTATACTTCAAAGGGCTTTAGATTGATATATTCTTTATGATTATGTGTTAATTTAAGCTCATTATCAAGTGGTGTGATAAATCTATTTACCCCTTCTAATTTAGTAAACTCTGATTTTTCTAATTCTACTGTAGCAGAGCTTAATCTGAATTTAAAATTAAACTCCTTATAATTTGAACCTTCTGGATAGATAAATAATTGAGTAGTCTTCCCTCCTGACCATTCCGCTGTTATATAGTCATCTTCTTTAATTAGTCTTGTCTTAATCTCCATTTTATTCTCCTTATTATTTTGATAGTCTTGCACACCGATACATGGGATTTTATATTAAAATGCGCTGCTGCCTGACGTGCTGAAGAACTTATACTATGCATCTATTCTATAACAGATAATTTGAAATCGCCACTATAAGTTTGATTTTTAACTGATAATCTTTCCAACCTATGCTGACGATATGCCACTACCCATTTTGTACATTACTTTTATTTATATGACATTTCTTGGCAATAAAAAAATCGTCCGTATGTTATAGCATACGGACGATTTTTATCATTTCATTTTATTTCTTTTTCACAGGGTAGCATACTTCCGTTACCCACTCTTCAGGATTCTGTGTTTCATAGGGACTGACATGGTAAATACAGAAGGACAAACCATTAAATTCATATCCATTATCTCGAATCCAGTTAGCTACAGCTTCATTCACCCCTATAACTTGGTCATAACTTCCCTTGTAAGTAGCTGATGCAATTTGAATAGGAGCAACGGTCTTAAATTTAACATTTTCAGTGTCCTCATAATTTCCACGCACCGATTTCTGAACTTCTACATCTACTCCGCTTTCCTTATACTCTCCATCATGAAAGATAGCTAAAGTATAGCATGGATCACCATTTTGCATATGAAGAGATGCTGTTTCTTCCATGAGAATATTCCAAAGCATTCCTTCCTGATCATAGCTAGGAATTATCTTACGTACACTTGCCACATATCTTTCTGGAAGTTCTTTTAACGTTACATTATAATTCATTGTCTTATCATCCTTTCCAAGTCTCTGAATAGTAGTGTCAATAAGCAGTAAACGTCGATTGATTTCCTCCGCTTGTTCTCGAATTTCTGTCTGTTTTAACAATAAATATTCCTTTAGAGCCTGTGGATTTTCATAACTTTTCAGTATTTTAGAAATAGATGTCAGGCTAAATCCCATGTCTTTTAGTGCATTAATACGGCCTGCAAGAGGCAATTGTGCTTCACTGTAATATCTATAACCTGTAAAATCATCTATACTCTCGGGAACAAGTAAACCAATCTCATCATAATGACGTAGCATTCTTATACTGATCATTGATAGTTTTGAAAAATCACCTATTTTTAACATTTATCTTACCTCACATATATGTGTTTTTTGAGCTCAATTACAGTATAAAGTATACCATAGTGTAAGAGTCAACAAATAATTTTAAAATTATCTGTTGACTCTTACACTATACTATCTAAATCAAATATACATCTCTAAAAGCAGTCATTAATTTTTTCCTTTCTTAAATATACTTTTTAACTCCTTAGCCGCCTCTTTTATATCTGGTTGCGAAATAATAGCTGATACCACTGCAAGTCCATGGATCTCTATGCCTTCAAATTTTGGTATTGTAGTTTTATTAATTCCCCCAATCACCACAATAGGCAGTTCAATATGTTCTCGTATTCGTGCGAGTTCATCTATGGATGTAAGCTTTGCATCTGTTTTCGTACCAGTTGTAAACATTGCTCCGACACCAAGATAGTCCGCATCCTCTGACTGCGCCTTTATTGCTTCTTCAAAGGTAGATGCAGATACACCAAGAATTTTATTGTCACCAATTAATTTTCTTGCAATGGTTGCAGGTATGTCACTCTGACCAATATGTACACCGTCGGCATCCACCGCCAATGCAATATCAATTCGGTCATTAATGATTAATGGAATCTGATATCTATCTGTAATTTCCTTTATCTTCATTGCTATTTCAAAAAACTCCAAAGATGAGCAATTTTTCTCTCTCAGTTGTATTACAGTACACCCACCTAAAATAGCTTGCTCTACAGCAGTTTCCAATTTTTCTGTACTCATAAGTTCCCTATCTGTTATAAGGTAGAGTGTATAATCAATATTTGGCTTCATCTATCTTCGCCCTTTCTAGAAAATATGTGCTGTTCATATTTGATAAAGCATCAATAATGCCAATATGAAAACTACCTGTTCCCATTTCTCTAGTTTTTACAAAGGAAATATCACCAGCGATTCCCATTAAAGTAATTCCTATAACCGTTGCTGTATAATAATCCTTTGTTATACCACAGAAACTACCTACAAGTGCAGATGTCATACAGCCTGTACCAGTAACCTTGGAAAGCATTTTATGCCCATTGGCTATTCTAGTAACCCGAATTCCATCTGAAACAATATCTACCTCTCCTGTAATCCCCACAACACAAGAATATTTATTCGCCACCGATTTCGCAATAGCTTCTGCATCATTTTTTTCATCTGCTTTTGAAGTATCAACTCCTTTTGTAGAAACACTTAGTCCAGCTACAAAAGAAATCTCTGACAAGTTTCCACGAATTACATCTATTTTTACTTCTGAGAGAATTTTATATGTTGTTTTGTTTCGCAGTGAGGATGCACCTGCTCCAACAGGATCTAAAACTACGGGAATATGAAGTTCATTGGCTTTTATTCCTGCCCTAATCATAGAAGCAACAGTTCGTTGATTTAAAGTTCCTATATTAATTACAAGAGCAGAAGATATTGAAACAATTTCTTCTACTTCTGCAACATCATCTGCCATAATAGGAGATGCCCCCATTGCCAAGATCGCATTTGCACAATCATTTACTGTAACATAATTAGTGATATTATGAATAAGTGGACTTTTTATCCTGATTTCATGGAGTAAATCCGCACAAGCATTAGTTAGATAATTCATTAATACTCCCAGCCTTTCTTTTATTTATAATAAAGCATATAAAGCCCATTGCTACCATTACAGGTAACGTGATTCCTATAATAGAGTTATAAGGCATAAGTAAACGATAAACGATAAATCCAATCACCCATAAAATTATGTTTCTTATGCTATGAGAGTGACTAGGGTCTATATCTTTTTTATGCAACAGAAAATAATCCACAAACAGGATGGCAAATAAGGGTGCAAATACAGAACCTATAAGATATAAAAAATTCTCATATTGGCTAATAGGCACAAACATAGCAAGTAATGAGCCTACGACACATGCAATAACAGCAGCAAACTTTTCATTTACCTTTTTACTTAAATTAGCTGTACTTACTCCTGCAGAATAAACATCGAGAAATGTAGTGGTAACTGTAGAAAATAGAACAATTACAAGAGCAATCAAGCCAAGTCCTGCAGACATTAATATGGATGTAATATCCGATGTACCAGTGTAAATTGCTGCACCGAGTCCAATTACAAACATCACTGTACTACCAACAAAATAACTTATTACACTCCACAAAGTACCTGTGATTTTCTTCTCCAACTTTCTTGTATAATCAGAAATAAGAGGAAGCCAAGAAAGGGACATAGCTACATTAAGTTCAACCGCAGTACCAAAGCTCATAGCTTCTTCCACTACATTTACTCCACTAGTATTTTTGAAAACCGTGAAACCGAGAATAATTGTAAATATAAACAAGACCGTCATCACCACAGTATTTAATTTTGACAGATTTTTAATACTAATTACTACCCAAATACAAATAAGCAATCCAATAACTATACACCATAGCTTTTCATTTTGATAGCCCCAAAGATGATTTGTAATTCCATCAAATGCCTTTGCCCCGTTAATAATCATAATTGCAGTCCAACCAAGAAGCTGTAATATGTTAACCCAAGAGAATCCAAATGAACCATATTTACCAAAAGAAATACGAACAGATTCAGCGGCAGAAAGACCAGTTTTTGCACCAATCAGTCCCGCTGGAAAAAGTATAGCACCTCCAATTACATGACCAATAATAATAGCCCAAATACCTTGGACTAGTCCCAATGGAGCAAGTAAAGCTCCTGTCATAATTTCAGCAATAGATACCGCTGCACCAAACCATAATAATATTTGACTAAAGGTAGATACCTGTTGATTTTCATTTTTCATTATAAATCTCCTTTACTTTCCTTGATGTTCAAACCATTTTTATATAGGTCATAAAAATGATGTGTTGGTCCATTACCCTTACCAATGTTTAAGGAATGCTCAATTGCTGTTGTAATATATTTTTTAGCCTGTTCTACAGCAACAGGCATAGACATACCATGTGCAAGATTGGATGCAATAGCCGAAGAGAAAGTACAACCTGTCCCATGAGTATTTTTTGTATTTATACGCTGGGTTTCAAAATAATAAAACTCTTTACCATCATATAAAATATCCAGTGCATCTCCAATAGCATGGCCACCTTTAACAAGAACATTTTTACACCCCATATCATAAATAAGCTTTGCTGCTATTTTCATATCTTCTGTGCTTCTTATCTGAATATTTGATATCTTCTCAGCCTCTGGGATATTAGGTGTAAGTAAATCAGCATAAGGTAGTACAACCTTGATTAATGTATCTATGGAATCGGGGTCCATAAGTGGGCAACCATTTTTCGCATACATTACAGGATCAATTACAACATTACACGGCTTATATTGCTCAAGTTTTCTTGCTACTGCCTCCATACAAAGTTGTGTAGACAGCATACCAATTTTCACAGCATCAACTTCAATATCCTCGAATACTGCATCAATCTGTTTTTCAATCATATCTGGAGTAACATCTTGTATATCGATAACACGACTTGTGTTCTCTGCTACTACTGAAACAATGACACTCATTCCAAATACTCCATGTGCTGAAAATGTTTTTAAATCTGCTTGTATACCAGCACCTCCACTACAGTCTGATCCAGCAATACTAAGTACCTTTTTCATTGAAACTCCTCCCTTTATTCTTTATATAAAATAAATTAGGGTACTTCTCTATATGGAGAAGCACCCTAATCAAATACAATAATGTAAGTGATTTGCTTCCCTACGTTGGTATTAACCAACAGGTTCAAAGGGTCAGGTTTTACCTTCTCAACTATTTCTAGTCCCCCCGCAAACATTGACTATATTCATTTTTATACTTAATAACCCTATCTTAAATAATAATAGGGTACTTCTCTACACAGAGAAGCACCCTAATCAAATACAATAACGTAAGTGATTTGCTTCCCTACGTTGGTATTAACCAACAGGTTCAAAGGGTCAGGTTTTACCTTCTCAACTATTTCTAGTCCCCCCACAAACATTAACTATATTGAGTATATCTTATAATAATAACATAATCAAGGTACAAAATATAATTTTATCCCTAACTTTATTTATAGACTGATTGCTATTTTCAACAATTATAGTCCTACTATCATCAGATATTAGATTTAAAAAATTATCTAAATAAGTATAATTACTCTTTAAGATATAATTCAACAATCACATATATAAAAATAATATACTAAATATATAATTTAATAAAACTTTTTCATCTATATAATTGTCTAATAGATAGATAATAAAAATGAGCTCATATTTTATTCTCAAGGAGGTGGTTATACTGGAAAAATTAGTTCTTAAAGCAATAAAAGGAGATGGTGAGAGTTTTGGCCTTCTTATAAATAGCAAAAAAGAAGATTTATATAGAATTGCATATAGCTATGTACACAATGAACAAGATGCACTTGATATTATAGGAGAAGCAGTCTATAAAGCTTATATATCAATAGGCAAGTTAAAACATCCAGAATATTTTAATACATGGCTTGTTCGTATAGTCATCAATTGTGCTATCAATTTTATAAACAAATCTAAAAGAATTTTATATCTAGATAATAAGGCTATAGAAAATTTAAATAATGAAAAAAATGATATTGTGGAAACCATTGACTTAAAAGAAGCCTTAGAGAAGTTAGACTCTAATTATAAAATTGTCATAATACTAAGATACTCTCAAAACTTAAAGTTGAAAGAAATAGCTGAAATTCTAGAACTTCCTTTAAGTACAGTAAAAACTCGGCTTTATAAGGCAATAGAACTTTTGAAAATAGAACTTAAGGAGGGCGAAGATTTTGAATAATAATACGGATGATTTGAAAAAAATTTATTCAGATATAAAGATACCTGATGC
Encoded proteins:
- a CDS encoding TlpA disulfide reductase family protein translates to MNSILKKSAVFAIILIICTGMVGCGKRPENKDDVAAKAPEKEETEIISLETLKTIPQFKSTDVYGKEVSSEIFKDSKLTLINLWGTWCSPCVAELPDLGKLYEEVKDKGVNVVGVVEDGMKNEEAVKEILNKTNVTFTNIVPDEKFYDDFMSLCGSFPTSLLVGSNGDVVGEIISGARTKEEYMKLIDEALEKLK
- a CDS encoding DUF6323 family protein, which produces MLFGITSLGSSLILKQAVTEIERYNDFTAQFRLTLSHHDAVELVETRALALKTNGRIEFGVCAGCHMKMDTMQKGQVLIYYSCRYA
- a CDS encoding HutD family protein; amino-acid sequence: MEIKTRLIKEDDYITAEWSGGKTTQLFIYPEGSNYKEFNFKFRLSSATVELEKSEFTKLEGVNRFITPLDNELKLTHNHKEYINLKPFEVYEFDGGIDTTSYGMARDFNLMLRNGAEGQLESIYIDKEHLVVEEISSDFKEAFYFIYAWDNEIYVDIKGDTNPISPFQTLLVRSNNNTLNLKLRSENPANILIAKVYI
- a CDS encoding MerR family transcriptional regulator, whose protein sequence is MLKIGDFSKLSMISIRMLRHYDEIGLLVPESIDDFTGYRYYSEAQLPLAGRINALKDMGFSLTSISKILKSYENPQALKEYLLLKQTEIREQAEEINRRLLLIDTTIQRLGKDDKTMNYNVTLKELPERYVASVRKIIPSYDQEGMLWNILMEETASLHMQNGDPCYTLAIFHDGEYKESGVDVEVQKSVRGNYEDTENVKFKTVAPIQIASATYKGSYDQVIGVNEAVANWIRDNGYEFNGLSFCIYHVSPYETQNPEEWVTEVCYPVKKK
- the thiE gene encoding thiamine phosphate synthase; this encodes MKPNIDYTLYLITDRELMSTEKLETAVEQAILGGCTVIQLREKNCSSLEFFEIAMKIKEITDRYQIPLIINDRIDIALAVDADGVHIGQSDIPATIARKLIGDNKILGVSASTFEEAIKAQSEDADYLGVGAMFTTGTKTDAKLTSIDELARIREHIELPIVVIGGINKTTIPKFEGIEIHGLAVVSAIISQPDIKEAAKELKSIFKKGKN
- the thiM gene encoding hydroxyethylthiazole kinase → MNYLTNACADLLHEIRIKSPLIHNITNYVTVNDCANAILAMGASPIMADDVAEVEEIVSISSALVINIGTLNQRTVASMIRAGIKANELHIPVVLDPVGAGASSLRNKTTYKILSEVKIDVIRGNLSEISFVAGLSVSTKGVDTSKADEKNDAEAIAKSVANKYSCVVGITGEVDIVSDGIRVTRIANGHKMLSKVTGTGCMTSALVGSFCGITKDYYTATVIGITLMGIAGDISFVKTREMGTGSFHIGIIDALSNMNSTYFLERAKIDEAKY
- the cytX gene encoding putative hydroxymethylpyrimidine transporter CytX — its product is MKNENQQVSTFSQILLWFGAAVSIAEIMTGALLAPLGLVQGIWAIIIGHVIGGAILFPAGLIGAKTGLSAAESVRISFGKYGSFGFSWVNILQLLGWTAIMIINGAKAFDGITNHLWGYQNEKLWCIVIGLLICIWVVISIKNLSKLNTVVMTVLFIFTIILGFTVFKNTSGVNVVEEAMSFGTAVELNVAMSLSWLPLISDYTRKLEKKITGTLWSVISYFVGSTVMFVIGLGAAIYTGTSDITSILMSAGLGLIALVIVLFSTVTTTFLDVYSAGVSTANLSKKVNEKFAAVIACVVGSLLAMFVPISQYENFLYLIGSVFAPLFAILFVDYFLLHKKDIDPSHSHSIRNIILWVIGFIVYRLLMPYNSIIGITLPVMVAMGFICFIINKRKAGSINELSN
- the thiD gene encoding bifunctional hydroxymethylpyrimidine kinase/phosphomethylpyrimidine kinase, whose product is MKKVLSIAGSDCSGGAGIQADLKTFSAHGVFGMSVIVSVVAENTSRVIDIQDVTPDMIEKQIDAVFEDIEVDAVKIGMLSTQLCMEAVARKLEQYKPCNVVIDPVMYAKNGCPLMDPDSIDTLIKVVLPYADLLTPNIPEAEKISNIQIRSTEDMKIAAKLIYDMGCKNVLVKGGHAIGDALDILYDGKEFYYFETQRINTKNTHGTGCTFSSAIASNLAHGMSMPVAVEQAKKYITTAIEHSLNIGKGNGPTHHFYDLYKNGLNIKESKGDL
- a CDS encoding sigma-70 family RNA polymerase sigma factor, whose translation is MSSYFILKEVVILEKLVLKAIKGDGESFGLLINSKKEDLYRIAYSYVHNEQDALDIIGEAVYKAYISIGKLKHPEYFNTWLVRIVINCAINFINKSKRILYLDNKAIENLNNEKNDIVETIDLKEALEKLDSNYKIVIILRYSQNLKLKEIAEILELPLSTVKTRLYKAIELLKIELKEGEDFE